The sequence ATCGAGCCAATAAAACCACCCATTATAACTTTTCTATCTTGACGAGAGGAATAGCGTACCCAGTCTTGCCACTGGAAAGATGAATTCGTGGGTTGAAGAGTTTTAGAAATTTCGATAAGTGGAACAACATCTTTTTCCAGGTATCCTCCACAGAAAAAATATTGAAGTAAAGTTAATCTGCGGAGCAAGTTGGGTAGAATGTAAGGGATATCTCCTGTATCGTGCAGATTTCCATCAATAATTAACCTTGTTGGTGTTAGGTAGCTAATCTTAATATTCTTTTCATGTTGAAGAGAATCCCTTTTGTTTCTAATATTTCCAATGGTAAATGAATAGGGGTTCCCTAAAAATTCATTATCTTCTGACGAGTATAGAGGTATCCATTGGCCCTCATTTGATAAATAATCAAGAGAAATTAATTTAGATTTTCCTCGTCCTTTCCCAAAACCTTCTTCAGCCATAACATTTAGTGCATAGATAAAGTGAGGTAAGAAATCTATCGCTCTGCCAATAAGAGTTAAATTACATATAAATTTTTCTCCAGGCTCATATTGTTCTTTTGAATCAAGGGGAGGTTCAAGGATATAAGGATGAGGTGCTTTTGGATATTTTTTCATTATTTCAGACGATTTAGGGATAGGTGTTTCAAAGCACACACTATAAGCACATTTTTCTCGAATAGGACACTCTGGGCAGGAAAATCGTTTAAGAGCACAGGAAACTTTTTTTAATGCATGTCCCAATGCA is a genomic window of Candidatus Hydrogenedens sp. containing:
- the cas6 gene encoding CRISPR system precrRNA processing endoribonuclease RAMP protein Cas6, which codes for MFEQLSFTIQRITFLAEEPLLVPEYKGSMIRGALGHALKKVSCALKRFSCPECPIREKCAYSVCFETPIPKSSEIMKKYPKAPHPYILEPPLDSKEQYEPGEKFICNLTLIGRAIDFLPHFIYALNVMAEEGFGKGRGKSKLISLDYLSNEGQWIPLYSSEDNEFLGNPYSFTIGNIRNKRDSLQHEKNIKISYLTPTRLIIDGNLHDTGDIPYILPNLLRRLTLLQYFFCGGYLEKDVVPLIEISKTLQPTNSSFQWQDWVRYSSRQDRKVIMGGFIGSIEYEHIPSDILEILCWGESLHIGKGTVFGLGKYHLLPVTK